One Tubulanus polymorphus chromosome 5, tnTubPoly1.2, whole genome shotgun sequence DNA segment encodes these proteins:
- the LOC141906250 gene encoding proton channel OtopLc-like — protein sequence MPASDKDEELSDLKEKFEYPDVSHDGNGVNFYLRLGAVGFGLGTMLLAGFRISERLENSVTLECRSTLFPINAALMIIFVFTQTFFIFKHHRVIINRRKPIVRLCLMHLLATNLSVWLSAVTHETAEDIGRAPHTYRPKIHQREAMRLIGINSQRQNTYFCSSGMVGLLITETRVVIDNHSNNSHPRVNCHDTHTLSDLSAPYLYPCMIEYSLIGAAASYRIFLNVGKAIVRRKVSIEEFTSFHSKDECHRSTKGLFLGLFMILVTLVCVALFFVFDRSEYTNKTISSLIFVCSEIFLNTISFFASIIGIFMIRNLDFTGKDEDTFDDKLLMIAQVGYYMLTTFVALASADALAKSKHIPLSPLYLVMSLMGFLQTTAQSFFIFDGFSRCAANDDHVNRKPGRSVITFLLVVNLAMWATSTFEVKKAEVAELHVSFYTYLPWSIIMHLCLPLVIFYRFHSSVCLSDIWHQAYIKRGKIE from the exons ATGCCAGCCAGCGATAAAGATGAAGAATTATcggatttaaaagaaaaatttgaatacCCGGATGTTTCCCACGACGGGAACGGGGTTAATTTTTATCTACGTCTCGGTGCAGTTG GGTTCGGTCTCGGAACAATGTTATTGGCTGGATTCCGTATATCGGAGCGGTTAGAAAACAGTGTCACATTGGAATGCCGAAGTACATTGTTTCCAATCAATGCTGCTCTCATGATCATCTTTGTTTTTACTCAGacattttttatattcaaacaCCACCGA GTCATCATTAATCGACGGAAACCAATCGTTAGACTATGCCTGATGCATCTTTTGGCTACTAATCTATCCGTATGGCTATCAGCTGTAACGCATGAAACTGCAGAAGATATTGGCAGGGCGCCACATACCTACAGGCCTAAAATTCACCAAAGAG AAGCAATGAGATTAATTGGAATTAATTCTCAGCGGCAGAATACATATTTCTGTAGCAGTGGAATGGTAGGCCTACTCATAACTGAAACCCGTGTAG TAATTGACAATCATTCAAACAATTCACATCCTCGAGTCAATTGCCACGATACTCATACTCTGTCTGACTTGTCAGCTCCTTACCTCTATCCATGTATGATTGAGTACAGTTTGATAGGAGCTGCTGCCAGTTACCGCATATTTTTGAACGTCGGCAAAGCGATTGTCCGGAGAAAAGTGAGCATTGAAGAATTTACGAGTTTTCACAGCAAGGACGAGTGTCATCGGTCAACAAAGGGACTTTTCCTTGGGTTATTCATGATTCTGGTAACTCTCGTTTGTGTGGCCTTGTTCTTTGTTTTTGATCGTTCGGAATACACAAATAAAACGATATCTTCCTTAATATTTGTGTGCTCAGAAATATTCCTAAACACTATAAGCTTTTTTGCATCGATAATTGGAATTTTTATGATAAGAAATTTAGACTTTACGGGGAAAGATGAAGATACGTTTGACGATAAGTTACTTATGATTGCTCAAGTTGGCTACTATATGCTTACAACCTTTGTTGCTCTAGCATCTGCCGATGCATTAGCTAAGTCGAAGCATATTCCGTTGTCACCTCTTTACCTCGTGATGTCATTGATGGGTTTCCTACAAACGACTGCACAAAGTTTCTTCATCTTTGATGGTTTTAGCCGATGTGCCGCAAATGATGATCACGTAAACAGGAAACCAGGCCGATCAGTAATTACATTCTTGCTCGTGGTAAATCTCGCCATGTGGGCGACTTCAACTTTCGAAGTAAAAAAAGCTGAAGTAGCAGAACTACACGTTTCGTTTTACACATATTTGCCATGGAGTATCATCATGCATTTGTGTCTTCCGTTAGTTATATTTTACCGGTTCCATTCGAGTGTATGCTTATCTGATATTTGGCACCAGGCTTATATTAAAAGAGGAAAGATAGAATAG
- the LOC141905966 gene encoding uncharacterized protein LOC141905966 — protein sequence MMKLTFFCLGNPDCMVIPHDRESRISLIQSGLGEKTLEIEKDSTFIELRGKLFEVFPQLSTGGGFEFLAARANKMLELLDIESSSITPYALKSLVARGKIYIRPIQREILSQTTPKAESVKEKCLKCDQEFPLSLLREHTESCDGLIDDLPKISNAAAAAVAAVKRSISSTNDAERNPKQVRPNSAYNFHRHQEFIDLTTDLDMMFPDDDSDADLNQAIANSLAEVVEPQLKEERYGIII from the exons ATGatgaaattaactttcttttGTCTAGGCAATCCTGACTGT ATGGTTATTCCGCATGACAGGGAAAGTAGAATTAGCCTGATACAGTCAGGATTGGGCGagaaaacattggaaatagaAAAAGATTCAACATTCATAGAACTTCGAGGTAAATTGTTCGAAGTGTTTCCACAGTTGTCCACCGGTGGTGGTTTCGAGTTTCTTGCTGCCAGGGCAAATAAAATGTTGGAGCTGCTTGACATTGAAAGCAGCTCCATCACACCGTATGCCTTGAAGAGCCTTGTGGCTCGAGGAAAAATCTATATTCGCCCCATACAAAGAGAGATATTGTCGCAAACTACTCCAAAG GCGGAATCAGTGAAAGAAAAGTGCTTGAAATGCGATCAGGAATTTCCACTCTCTTTGTTGAGGGAACACACTGAAAGCTGTGACgg TTTGATCGATGATCTACCGAAGATTTcaaatgctgctgctgcagctgttGCTGCTGTTAAGAGGAGCATTTCGTCT ACAAATGATGCAGAAAGAAATCCTAAACAAGTTCGGCCTAATTCAGCCTACAATTTCCACAG GCACCAGGAGTTTATTGATCTTACTACCGATTTAGATATGATGTTTCCAGATGATGACAGTGATGCAGATTTGAATCAGGCAATTGCTAACAGCTTAGCCGAGGTGGTGGAACCACAATTGAAAGAGGAACG ttaCGGCATCATTATCTAA
- the LOC141906251 gene encoding G2/M phase-specific E3 ubiquitin-protein ligase-like, protein MKYFHFRDGRSLEVIVKDHAAKLNEICDEAELVKFVDENLECRFEMGFTKPSIFIKLSDKQKIVEYLALNSLVHRSKSELNQLLEGMSTLGVLDLIRKFPSSFEKVFSGAPSPMSVDYMTQLFHVDYSPPGSNKRVEEEQIIMNWTFLLEESFEGNIKEKTDVGEMTLSLEDIHMFVTGSSQKPIIGFHHKPRIEFNHSGDGYLVHANTCAMVIRLPVNKKMLEVKSFVKEMTFCIYNSP, encoded by the exons atgaaatattttcactttAGGGATGGCCGTTCTCTTGAGGTTATCGTAAAAGACCACGCTGCCAAG CTAAATGAGATTTGTGACGAAGCTGAATTGGTGAAATTTGTAGATGAAAATCTAGAATGTCGCTTTGAAATGGGCTTTACAAAACCCtctattttcataaaattgtCCGACAAACAAAAGATAGTAGAGTATCTGGCCTTGAACTCCCTGGTTCACCGTTCAAAATCAGAGCTAAACCAACTTCTAGAAG GCATGTCGACTCTCGGAGTTCTGGATCTCATCCGCAAATTCCCCTCATCATTCGAAAAGGTCTTTAGTGGGGCTCCAAGTCCAATGTCCGTAGACTACATGACAcagttatttcatgttgattaCTCCCCTCCTGGATCAAATAAGAGGGTAGAAGAAGAACAAATTATCATGAATTGGACGTTCTTACTCGAAGAATCATTTG AAGGCAATATCAAGGAAAAAACAGATGTTGGTGAGATGACCCTGTCCTTGGAGGATATTCACATGTTTGTCACAGGATCTTCTCAGAAACCAATAATAGGTTTCCACCACAAGCCTAGGATCGAGTTCAATCATAGTGGTGATGGATACTTAGTACATGCCAATACTTGTGCCATGGTAATAAGACTTCCAGTGAATAAAAAGATGCTTGAGGTTAAAAGTTTTGTCAAGGAGATGACATTTTGTATATACAATTCCCCGTGA